One window of the Candidatus Zixiibacteriota bacterium genome contains the following:
- the bfr gene encoding Bacterioferritin has product MPEPFFVYFNRKLRLREESGPGEISGDIEGVTIMKGNDRVIATLNSLLADELTAISQYIVHSEMCDNWGYGKLHGKNEKRAIDEMKHAERLIGRIIFLEGTPIVNKLNQINIGATVEIQFRDDAQAEVGAIKAYNDAIRVAVEVGDNGSRELMESILKDEEEHLDWLEAQQDQIKQMGIQNYLVEQVD; this is encoded by the coding sequence TTGCCGGAGCCATTTTTCGTATATTTCAACCGGAAATTGAGATTGAGAGAAGAATCAGGTCCCGGAGAAATTTCCGGGGATATCGAAGGAGTGACAATTATGAAGGGTAATGACAGAGTTATCGCGACGCTGAACAGCCTTCTGGCTGACGAATTGACGGCTATCAGCCAGTACATCGTGCATTCCGAAATGTGCGACAACTGGGGGTATGGAAAATTGCACGGGAAAAACGAAAAGCGGGCCATCGATGAAATGAAACATGCCGAACGGCTGATCGGCAGAATCATATTTCTCGAAGGGACCCCGATTGTCAATAAATTGAACCAGATCAATATCGGGGCGACGGTCGAGATTCAGTTCCGGGATGACGCCCAGGCCGAAGTGGGGGCGATTAAAGCGTACAACGATGCCATCAGGGTGGCGGTCGAAGTCGGCGATAACGGTTCCCGGGAATTGATGGAATCGATTCTCAAAGACGAAGAGGAGCATCTCGACTGGCTCGAAGCCCAGCAGGACCAGATCAAGCAGATGGGGATCCAGAACTATCTCGTGGAACAGGTGGATTAG